The genome window GAAATAAGTTTGTCATTTGATAATCCCATCTCTTTGTATGGTTTTTCCGAATGCAGGGAAGAAAATATTTTGCAAATTTTATTATTTTTATTATCAATAACACCTTGAGCAAAAAACAAACAAGCATCAACATTTACGTTAAAGTGTTTTTTTGCATCAATTTCTTTAATAAAAAAATTACCAACCGAAAGCTTGTTTTTACAAATATAGGTAAATATTTTTCTGGCAACAGATGTTTTGACGAGAAAAGCCATAGATGAATTGTTTTTCGATATAAATTCTGCAATTTTTATTAGCATCCACTCTGAAATGTCGAAATTACTTTTTCCTGTCATTGCATCAAGGCCTTTTAAGTCCTTAAAATTATACTTCTTGGGGAGATTTTTACTTAAGAGTTTGCCAAGTTCGGAATTTGTTACCCAAGGCGGATTACCAATAAACAGTATTGGTTGTTGTAATTGTTTTTTAACGTTTATCCAGTCAATATCAAAAAAATCCTGCTGTATTACAAATGCATCATCACGCCCTGTAATGCTTCGCAACTCAGCATTGGCCTTTTTAACATAATCTGGATTTATTTCCCAACCGATAATATTTGTATGATTTTTACGTTTAGTCTCGCATGCATAAAGGAATCTTCCTAAACCACATGTTGGTTCTATGATAGTTTCATATTTATCAATCTCTAAAATTGAAACCACTTCTGATGCCAGATCTAACGGGGTTTGAAAATCTCCAAACTCAACTTTTTCTTTTGTCTTAGCCAAAGTCATTTCACCCTCACGACACCATCAACATCGCCCGCTTCTTGAATTACACGTGAATACTGAAGTCGCCATTGTAAAGCGTTAGAAATTGTCAGGTAGCCTGCAACCGGTTTCTTTTGGAGTAATTCTTCTGCTATCCTGTCAGCTTCTATCTC of Candidatus Cloacimonadota bacterium contains these proteins:
- a CDS encoding N-6 DNA methylase translates to MAKTKEKVEFGDFQTPLDLASEVVSILEIDKYETIIEPTCGLGRFLYACETKRKNHTNIIGWEINPDYVKKANAELRSITGRDDAFVIQQDFFDIDWINVKKQLQQPILFIGNPPWVTNSELGKLLSKNLPKKYNFKDLKGLDAMTGKSNFDISEWMLIKIAEFISKNNSSMAFLVKTSVARKIFTYICKNKLSVGNFFIKEIDAKKHFNVNVDACLFFAQGVIDNKNNKICKIFSSLHSEKPYKEMGLSNDKLISNINSYKALTDIDSKCEFKWRSGVKHDCSKVMEFVKKGDAFVNGFNKIYSLPSDFIYPMYKSSNVSKSTLPPPRKYMMITQKRIGEETKFIKTISPLTWEYLEEYAEKLDVRKSSIYKNSPRFSMFGVGDYTFKPWKVAISGLYKNIIFSLVGPYIGKPVVLDDTCYMLGFDKKNQAIFVHKILTSDIAQKFIDSLVFKDNKRPITVALLSRINIESIAKKMRLHDEYKKLFADHKPKQLSLFNEEYNQ